From the genome of Candidatus Competibacteraceae bacterium:
CAACGAAGCCCACGTCATCTAAGCCCGCGGAAATCGAAACCATGAGCATCCTGGTCATTGCCGAACACGACAACGCCACCCTCAAGGCGGCGACTCTGAACACCATCACCGCCGCCGCGCAACTGGGCGACGATGTCACCGTGCTGGTGGCCGGCCACGGCTGCGGCGCGGTCGCCGAGGCCGCCGCCCAAGTCGCGGGCGTCAAGAAAGTGCGGGTCGCCGATGCCCCGCACTACGCCCACCAGCTCGCCGAAAACGTGGCGGCGCTGGTGGTCGGGCTGGCGGGTGGCTACACCCACATCCTGGCCCCGGCCACCGCCGCCGGCAAAAATACGCTGCCGCGAGTCGCCGCGCTGCTGGACGTGGCGCAAATCACCGATGTCATCAAGATCGACAGCGCCGATACTTTCGTCCGCCCGATCTACGCCGGCAACGTGCTGGCCACCGTCCAGTCCAAGGATGCGGTCAAGGTGATGACCGTGCGTGGCACCGCCTTCCCGGCCGCGGCGGCCAGCGGCGGCTCCGCCAGCGTCGAAGCGGTCGAGCCAGCCGCCGACGCCGGTATTTCCAGCTTCGTCGGCCAGCAACTAACGAAGTCCGACCGACCCGAGCTGACCGCCGCCCGTATCATCGTTTCCGGCGGGCGCGGCATGGGCAACGGCGACAACTTTAAACTGTTGGAAGACGTCGCCGACAAGCTGGGCGCGGCGGTGGGCGCCTCTCGCGCGGCGGTGGACGCCGGTTTCGTGCCCAACGATTACCAGGTCGGCCAAACCGGCAAGGTGGTCGCGCCCGAACTGTATGTCGCCGTCGGCATTTCCGGCGCCATCCAGCACTTGGCCGGCATGAAGGACAGCAAGGTCATCGTCGCCATCAACAAGGATGAGGAGGCGCCGATTTTCCAGGTCGCCGATTACGGGCTGGTCGCCGACCTGTTCGCCGCGGTACCCGAACTGTCCAAGGAGCTGGACACGCTGAAAGCCGCCGGCTAAGCCGCCGGTCGTCCCCGCTTCCCCGTCCCGACCGTCTCCCCCAATGTGGGGCGAGGGCGGGGCGGGGTTTTTCATCGCCGTTCCCCGAACGTTCAAGGAGGCGTCATGACCGCCTATTTCGCC
Proteins encoded in this window:
- a CDS encoding FAD-binding protein, with the protein product MSILVIAEHDNATLKAATLNTITAAAQLGDDVTVLVAGHGCGAVAEAAAQVAGVKKVRVADAPHYAHQLAENVAALVVGLAGGYTHILAPATAAGKNTLPRVAALLDVAQITDVIKIDSADTFVRPIYAGNVLATVQSKDAVKVMTVRGTAFPAAAASGGSASVEAVEPAADAGISSFVGQQLTKSDRPELTAARIIVSGGRGMGNGDNFKLLEDVADKLGAAVGASRAAVDAGFVPNDYQVGQTGKVVAPELYVAVGISGAIQHLAGMKDSKVIVAINKDEEAPIFQVADYGLVADLFAAVPELSKELDTLKAAG